In a genomic window of Quercus lobata isolate SW786 chromosome 4, ValleyOak3.0 Primary Assembly, whole genome shotgun sequence:
- the LOC115986539 gene encoding F-box protein At5g07610-like produces MSRLHRNSSYDAKNRYFAELSKSGDRQVLEYVSLESGGDEIGEVEIDKHAKNLLDSCNGLLLLRKPSTRQYDVFNPTTKESVTIPYSCDSYCDAALAFDPCKSIHFKVICIPYFHLDAPKWLDMFSSETEKWVRHTLHFDPVYIDGSHIIKEFVYLDGMLYWVLASKNLFCIDLNLVSAHAIDLPKIERSSLSSSIGVSVGHLCFAQCERSNVSIWLLEDNKQADGWILKHSIRLDYLLDSLMVAQFRLLDEIFWFQPYAIHPKSDVIFLGTARSIISWHIKSNKFNLVSKTREGMVVPGCFTPVLTYSRCLVPLKSLGMRNFRSNQFAMNSGDTKVFEPGNAV; encoded by the exons ATGTCTCGTCTTCATCGTAACTCATCATACGATGCGAAAAATCGCTATTTTGCTGAATTGTCAAAATCTGGTGATAGACAAGTTTTAGAATATGTCTCCTTAGAATCCGGCGGTGATGAAATTGGTGAAGTCGAGATTGACAAGCATGCTAAGAACCTCCTTGATAGCTGCAATGGCCTTCTTTTATTAAGGAAGCCCTCCACACGCCAGTACGATGTCTTCAATCCTACCACTAAAGAGTCTGTGACGATTCCCTACTCCTGTGATTCATATTGTGATGCTGCACTTGCTTTTGACCCTTGCAAATCCATTCATTTCAAAGTTATTTGCATTCCTTATTTTCACCTTGATGCACCAAAATGGTTGGACATGTTTTCTTCAGAAACTGAAAAGTGGGTTCGACACACTCTGCATTTTGATCCCGTTTATATTGATGGGTCCCATATAATTAAGGAGTTTGTTTACTTGGATGGCATGTTGTACTGGGTGTTAGCTTCAAAAAACCTTTTCTGCATCGACCTCAATCTAGTTAGCGCCCATGCCATTGACCTACCGAAGATTGAAAGATCAAGTTTATCATCAAGTATTGGGGTATCAGTGGGACATCTTTGTTTTGCTCAATGTGAACGCTCAAATGTCTCAATTTGGTTGCTTGAGGACAACAAACAAGCTGATGGATGGATTTTAAAACACAGCATCCGCTTGGATTACTTGTTGGATAGTCTGATGGTGGCTCAATTTCGATTActtgatgaaattttctggtttcAACCCTATGCAATTCATCCAAAGTCTGATGTTATCTTTCTAGGAACAGCTCGGAGCATCATAAGCTGGCATATCAAAAGCAATAAgtttaatttggtctctaaaaCAAGGGAAGGAATGGTTGTACCTGGGTGTTTTACTCCAGTTTTGACGTACTCTCGTTGCCTTGTCCCATTAAAGTCATTGGGCATGAGAAATTTCAGATCAAATCAATT TGCAATGAATTCTGGGGACACAAAAGTTTTTGAGCCTGGAAATGCTGTTTGA
- the LOC115984725 gene encoding uncharacterized protein LOC115984725, with product MGSNSIQKDVCFVPKLCPDMLVQILCRPPEKDLIQYKCVSKDRYFLISETSVPIVSANTSLCGLYFHTLALSDDMSQVWSYSNYDAKNRFYAELSKSGDRQVLEYVSLESGGDEIGEVEIDKHAKNLLDSCNGLLLFRKPSTRQYDVCNPTTKESVTIPYSCDSY from the coding sequence ATGGGTTCGAATTCAATTCAGAAAGATGTGTGCTTTGTTCCTAAGTTATGCCCAGATATGTTAGTTCAGATACTATGTAGACCGCCGGAGAAAGATCTAATTCAATACAAATGTGTATCCAAAGATAGGTACTTTCTTATTTCGGAGACTTCGGTTCCAATTGTCTCTGCAAATACTTCTCTTTGTGGACTTTATTTCCATACTTTGGCTCTTTCCGACGACATGTCTCAGGTTTGGAGTTACTCAAATTACGATGCCAAAAATCGTTTTTATGCTGAATTGTCAAAATCTGGTGATAGACAAGTTTTAGAATATGTCTCCTTAGAATCTGGCGGCGATGAAATTGGTGAAGTCGAGATTGACAAACATGCTAAGAACCTCCTTGATAGCTGCAATGGCCTTCTTTTATTTAGGAAGCCCTCCACACGCCAGTACGATGTCTGCAATCCTACCACTAAAGAGTCTGTGACGATTCCCTACTCCTGTGATTCATATTGA